A stretch of Aerococcus urinaehominis DNA encodes these proteins:
- the dapA gene encoding 4-hydroxy-tetrahydrodipicolinate synthase, with the protein MAIYSGSGVAIVTPYNNDDQQSINYDVFKKMVDFQINNGTDAIIVAGTTGEASTQTDQEQIDLVKFTVDYVAGRVPVIAGAGSNDTRHGVALTKACGEAGADAILSVTPYYLKTNQSGLYKHFEQIANATDKDIILYDVPGRTGMSIAPETLGRLAQINNIVALKDATGDFSHAVANFGQIDSRQFAIYSGNDDVVVPLMSLGGRGVISVLANIAPQAVHEMTAAALNGDYAKASLIQVQYKKLTDILFQEPNPIPVKAALRLLGFEVGPVRLPLGEAEEATVQALEAEMKQLGLI; encoded by the coding sequence ATGGCAATTTATTCAGGCTCTGGCGTAGCAATTGTGACGCCTTACAATAACGATGACCAACAAAGTATTAATTATGACGTCTTTAAAAAAATGGTCGACTTCCAAATTAATAATGGCACCGATGCCATTATCGTAGCTGGAACGACAGGTGAGGCCTCTACCCAGACGGACCAAGAGCAAATTGACCTGGTTAAATTTACCGTTGACTATGTAGCTGGCAGGGTGCCTGTCATTGCTGGGGCTGGCTCTAACGATACCCGTCACGGTGTTGCCTTGACTAAGGCCTGTGGTGAAGCTGGTGCTGATGCCATTTTATCTGTCACTCCCTACTACCTAAAAACCAACCAGTCTGGTTTATACAAACACTTTGAGCAAATTGCTAATGCAACCGACAAGGACATTATCCTCTATGATGTTCCTGGCCGGACCGGGATGTCAATCGCTCCGGAGACTCTAGGACGCTTGGCCCAAATCAACAATATCGTTGCTTTAAAGGATGCAACTGGTGATTTTTCTCACGCTGTAGCCAATTTTGGCCAAATCGATAGCCGTCAGTTTGCCATTTATTCCGGTAATGATGATGTGGTTGTGCCTTTGATGAGTTTGGGTGGCCGCGGAGTTATCTCTGTTTTGGCTAATATTGCCCCCCAAGCTGTCCATGAAATGACTGCTGCGGCCCTTAATGGCGACTATGCTAAGGCTAGTCTGATTCAAGTTCAGTACAAGAAATTAACTGATATCCTCTTCCAAGAGCCTAATCCAATTCCGGTTAAAGCTGCTTTACGCCTACTCGGATTTGAAGTTGGCCCAGTCCGCCTGCCTTTAGGTGAAGCTGAAGAGGCCACTGTCCAAGCCTTGGAGGCTGAAATGAAGCAACTTGGCTTAATTTAA
- a CDS encoding helix-turn-helix domain-containing protein — MSHHHVNLNHFRIKIMQLHPQDLDKYNHISFHRHELLVVYQDLQLELEGRPINLLSHQLVILPATVERRLSYADQKVNLQANPTSKYRHLADVISLSDQFLEIVTNMALATPEIMALFDRPQRLSYSQSNWTELCHLVQQTYSEQFWEPTPIHAKSLAARMAFILLEICHNQQLTNSQRIQFNERQDLAYQVQFYLDHHFKEALTVTDIANRFDVSPSTLNRVFQDYHHTTVYQYLLACRLHFAHQAIHHGATIADSWQTAGFGDYSNFYRAFVKHFGYRPHEVYKGK; from the coding sequence ATGTCACACCATCATGTCAACTTAAATCATTTTCGCATTAAAATTATGCAGCTTCATCCCCAGGATTTGGATAAATATAATCATATTTCCTTCCACCGTCATGAATTGCTGGTTGTTTACCAGGATTTACAGCTGGAGCTGGAGGGGCGGCCGATTAATTTGTTATCCCACCAGCTGGTCATCCTACCGGCTACGGTTGAACGTCGGTTAAGCTATGCCGACCAAAAAGTAAATCTGCAGGCTAACCCGACATCTAAATACCGCCACCTGGCTGATGTAATTTCCCTTAGTGACCAATTTTTAGAAATCGTCACCAATATGGCCCTAGCGACCCCGGAAATCATGGCCCTCTTTGACCGGCCCCAGCGCTTGAGCTATAGCCAATCTAACTGGACAGAGTTGTGCCACCTGGTCCAGCAAACCTATTCGGAACAATTCTGGGAGCCGACCCCTATCCACGCCAAGTCGCTAGCCGCCAGAATGGCCTTTATTCTGCTGGAAATTTGCCACAACCAGCAGTTAACCAATAGCCAGCGCATCCAATTTAATGAACGTCAAGACCTGGCCTACCAAGTACAATTTTATTTAGACCATCATTTCAAAGAAGCCTTAACCGTCACTGATATCGCCAACCGCTTCGATGTCTCACCCTCCACCCTCAACCGGGTCTTCCAAGATTACCATCATACGACCGTCTACCAATACTTACTGGCCTGTCGGCTGCATTTTGCCCACCAGGCCATCCATCACGGGGCGACGATTGCTGATAGTTGGCAAACAGCCGGTTTTGGTGATTACTCTAATTTCTACCGGGCCTTTGTTAAACACTTTGGTTACCGCCCCCATGAAGTCTATAAAGGAAAATAA
- a CDS encoding helix-turn-helix domain-containing protein translates to MDVVNIYNDEKIPTLSFHDEHKTRTSNYYNEIELTPAQNAYFQDGINRMHQHNYVETFIYLGNQCHFTIDQDDYLLYKGDILIIPAYTPHQINHEKGINNSRYVLHIPLNLLKQYEDLQRKHQYNFQEYFNRPGHYRLDQEGSEEIYHYLNQVLDLPHEDLAESYFEACYYIYKALSKIFRSQKLPQLSGSYQEDRHFSHIIYYIENNYRNPSLQLESITEEFDISPYYFSKLFKTEMKRNFHEYIIDKRVNYARALMLDIPSNRMTLQEIAQAAGFGDYSTFYRAFKKHYDKSPNQFLKSLSFK, encoded by the coding sequence GTGGACGTAGTCAACATATACAATGACGAAAAAATCCCAACCCTATCGTTTCACGATGAACATAAAACGCGGACCAGTAATTACTATAATGAAATTGAATTAACGCCGGCCCAAAATGCTTATTTCCAGGATGGCATCAACCGGATGCACCAACATAATTATGTTGAAACCTTTATTTATCTTGGCAATCAGTGTCACTTTACCATCGACCAGGATGATTACCTGCTCTACAAGGGGGACATTCTCATTATTCCTGCCTACACCCCCCACCAAATCAACCATGAAAAAGGGATTAATAACTCGCGCTATGTCCTCCATATCCCCCTCAACCTGCTCAAACAATATGAGGACTTGCAACGCAAGCACCAATATAATTTCCAAGAATACTTCAACCGGCCTGGCCACTATCGCCTGGACCAAGAGGGGTCTGAAGAAATCTACCACTATCTCAACCAGGTCTTAGACTTACCCCATGAGGACTTGGCTGAGTCTTATTTTGAAGCCTGCTATTACATCTACAAGGCCCTATCAAAAATCTTCCGCAGCCAAAAACTTCCCCAACTATCCGGCTCCTACCAGGAAGACCGTCACTTTAGCCATATTATTTACTATATTGAAAATAATTATCGCAATCCCTCTCTGCAGTTAGAATCAATTACGGAAGAATTCGATATCTCTCCTTATTACTTCTCCAAACTTTTCAAGACCGAAATGAAGCGTAATTTCCATGAATACATCATCGATAAGCGCGTCAATTACGCCAGGGCCCTCATGTTGGATATCCCCAGCAACCGGATGACTCTGCAGGAAATCGCTCAAGCAGCCGGCTTTGGTGACTATTCTACCTTCTATCGGGCCTTTAAAAAGCATTATGACAAGTCCCCTAACCAATTTTTAAAAAGCCTTTCTTTTAAATAA
- the aroD gene encoding type I 3-dehydroquinate dehydratase, which produces MSDLVNNQPKKFKLDARKPVTIVPIVGSTRSDILSQARRINQTECGLVEWRLDYYDQASDRESVKELIWDLAERLRQPLLVTLRSQAEGGQFPLTPGDYQAIISHVIQTGACQAVDIEYQQLAHLDQDLISLAHQAGVQVVLSNHDFHQTPDQVEMVDRLLAMAQTAAVICKLAVMPQTPGDVLALLNATYQASQTVDKALITMAMGDLGLVSRLAGHLFGSAASFASLGQASAPGQIDLADLTAVLNLLKKH; this is translated from the coding sequence ATGAGCGACTTAGTTAATAACCAGCCTAAAAAATTTAAGCTTGATGCCAGAAAGCCAGTGACCATTGTACCGATTGTTGGTAGCACACGGTCAGATATCTTAAGCCAGGCCAGACGTATTAACCAGACTGAATGTGGCCTTGTTGAGTGGCGGTTAGATTATTATGACCAGGCTAGTGACAGGGAGTCAGTTAAGGAATTAATCTGGGATTTGGCCGAGCGCCTGCGTCAGCCCCTCTTGGTAACCTTACGCAGCCAAGCAGAGGGTGGCCAGTTCCCCTTAACTCCTGGTGATTACCAAGCTATCATCTCCCATGTCATCCAAACAGGTGCCTGCCAGGCCGTCGACATTGAGTACCAACAATTAGCTCATTTAGACCAAGATTTAATCAGTCTGGCCCACCAAGCAGGGGTCCAGGTTGTCCTATCCAACCATGACTTCCACCAGACACCCGACCAGGTTGAGATGGTGGATCGGTTGCTAGCTATGGCGCAAACGGCGGCGGTTATTTGTAAATTAGCGGTGATGCCGCAAACACCTGGGGATGTTCTAGCCCTTTTAAATGCCACTTACCAGGCCAGCCAAACGGTAGATAAGGCCTTGATTACCATGGCTATGGGGGACCTGGGTCTGGTCAGTCGCTTAGCCGGTCACCTCTTTGGTTCAGCTGCTAGTTTTGCCAGCTTGGGCCAGGCTTCGGCGCCCGGCCAAATTGATCTGGCAGACCTAACGGCAGTCCTCAATTTATTGAAAAAACACTAA
- the aroE gene encoding shikimate dehydrogenase yields the protein MPERIDAKTYLISLLADPIRHSLSPTMHNEAFAKLGLPYAYLVFDVNQTNLAGAVQAIRDLGIRGSNISMPNKTAVLPLLDELTPAARLVGAVNTVVNQDGHLTGHITDGEGMVEALAREGVGIKDKTLTITGAGGAGTAIAIQVALDGAKEIKILNRQDSFFENGLATVDKINQQTACQATLTPLEQAGALKEAIAASDIFIEATSLGMGDLIDQKISDDATIFRPDLVVADVVYKPQETAFLRFARENGMTQAYNGLGMMLYQGAAAFKLFTGHDMPVDYIRDLLFVEENI from the coding sequence ATGCCTGAACGTATTGATGCCAAAACTTATTTAATTAGTCTGTTAGCGGACCCAATCCGCCACTCCCTATCACCTACCATGCATAATGAAGCCTTTGCTAAACTGGGTTTACCATATGCTTATCTGGTTTTTGATGTCAACCAGACTAATTTGGCTGGTGCTGTTCAGGCCATTCGTGACCTCGGCATCCGTGGTTCTAATATTTCCATGCCCAACAAAACAGCTGTTCTACCTCTATTAGATGAACTGACCCCTGCAGCCCGCTTGGTGGGTGCAGTGAATACTGTGGTCAACCAAGATGGTCACTTGACTGGTCATATTACTGATGGTGAAGGCATGGTTGAGGCTTTGGCTAGAGAAGGTGTCGGGATTAAAGATAAGACCCTGACCATTACTGGTGCTGGTGGTGCCGGAACAGCCATTGCTATCCAAGTGGCCCTAGACGGTGCTAAAGAAATTAAAATACTTAACCGCCAGGATAGCTTTTTTGAAAACGGCTTGGCCACAGTGGATAAGATTAACCAGCAGACGGCTTGCCAAGCAACATTAACCCCGCTAGAACAAGCCGGGGCCCTTAAAGAGGCAATAGCTGCTTCTGATATTTTTATTGAGGCCACTAGCTTGGGCATGGGTGACCTCATTGACCAAAAAATTAGTGATGATGCCACGATTTTCCGTCCTGACCTAGTTGTAGCCGACGTAGTTTATAAGCCACAGGAGACAGCCTTTTTACGTTTTGCCAGGGAAAATGGGATGACCCAGGCTTATAATGGGCTAGGCATGATGCTCTACCAGGGCGCAGCTGCCTTTAAATTATTTACTGGTCACGATATGCCAGTTGACTATATCCGTGACTTGCTCTTTGTTGAAGAAAATATCTAG
- a CDS encoding rhodanese-related sulfurtransferase produces the protein MSKDYEVLLYYKYVPIENAEEFAAQELAFCKSIGLKGRILIADEGINGTVSGPKSVTKKYMDHMHSMDKFSDLWFKINEADDFAHKKMFVRYRPEIVSLKLEEDLDPNQITGNHLSPAEFREAMKDEDTVIIDTRNDYEYELGHFEGAINPDIKAFRDLPQWLQENKDKFMDKKVLVYCTGGVRCEKLSGYMVREGMGKEIGQLYGGIENYGQDEATRGDMWEGKMYVFDERISVDINHVDPSIVGRDWFDGTPCERYVNCGNPECNRQILCSEENQEKYLGGCSHECRVHPRNRYIEAKGWSQAEVAERLAAIGESLPESAATN, from the coding sequence ATGTCTAAAGATTATGAAGTATTACTTTATTACAAGTATGTTCCTATCGAAAACGCTGAGGAATTCGCGGCCCAAGAGCTGGCATTCTGTAAATCAATCGGCCTAAAGGGACGGATTCTAATTGCTGACGAAGGTATCAACGGTACCGTATCTGGTCCAAAAAGTGTGACTAAGAAATATATGGACCACATGCACAGCATGGACAAGTTTAGCGATCTCTGGTTCAAAATTAATGAAGCTGATGATTTCGCCCACAAAAAAATGTTTGTCCGCTACCGGCCAGAAATTGTTTCCCTCAAGCTAGAAGAAGACCTAGATCCTAACCAAATCACTGGTAACCACCTGTCACCAGCCGAATTTAGAGAAGCCATGAAGGACGAAGATACTGTTATTATTGATACCCGTAATGATTATGAATATGAGCTTGGTCACTTTGAAGGGGCCATCAATCCTGACATCAAAGCCTTCCGTGACCTGCCACAATGGTTACAAGAAAATAAAGATAAATTTATGGACAAAAAGGTACTGGTTTACTGTACCGGTGGTGTGCGTTGTGAGAAATTATCTGGCTACATGGTGCGTGAAGGTATGGGTAAAGAAATTGGCCAATTATACGGTGGTATTGAAAACTATGGCCAAGATGAAGCAACCCGCGGTGATATGTGGGAAGGCAAGATGTATGTTTTTGATGAGCGGATTTCAGTAGATATCAACCATGTTGATCCAAGCATTGTTGGTCGTGACTGGTTTGATGGCACGCCATGTGAGCGTTACGTTAATTGTGGTAATCCAGAATGTAACCGCCAAATCCTATGCTCTGAAGAAAACCAAGAAAAATATCTAGGTGGTTGCTCCCATGAATGTCGCGTCCACCCACGCAACCGCTACATTGAAGCCAAGGGGTGGTCACAAGCAGAAGTCGCTGAGCGTCTAGCTGCTATCGGCGAAAGTTTGCCAGAATCAGCTGCAACTAACTAA